Below is a genomic region from Mycoplasma phocoeninasale.
TTCACTCACTTTTTCGCTAAATACTAATTCATCTTCTGGGTTTTCAAATTTCCTATAAAGTTCATACACTACTATCAAATTATTTGGTATAACTTCTTTATTTGTAATGTCTCATAGTAAATTATTTTCATCTCTTAGCTGATATTTATTACCAGAAATCACTACACTGCTATTATTTTCTAATTTGACATCATTAATAGTTGTTTTATCCTTAGCATATTCAATTGTTCAATCATTATTATGTTTATGAATATAATTTAATTTTTTGATATTAGAATCTTTAAAATCCCTTGATTTCTTTTTACTATCAATAAATATTTGAATATTTGTATATAAATTTTTATTTCTATTGTTTAAAATGACTAATTTTTCAGATGCATTTTCGGTTTTCTTAGATATTTCCAAAAATAAGTTAAAATCAAATTCGTATTTATGTCTGTTTTTTAATGAATTAATTTTTTCCTGATCTAAATTTTGATCCTCTAATCTTTTAAATTCAGCATTATATTTAGCTAAACCAAGTCCATATAAATTAATGTAATCACTAATTATTTGTTTCTTAGCTTCTCATTCATCAACGGTGATATCTTTTGTTAGATTGCCTAAAACATAATCTCTCATTTGTGACTTAGAACTCTCAAAAGTCGCATCTAATCCACTGATATAGTCAATAATATCTTTACGTTTTTTAATAAACAAATTGATTTTTTCTTCTAGGTTTTTGAAGTCTGTTCCATTATAGATAGCATTAATATAATTGCTTAAAACTTTCTTATCACGACTTATTTTTGTCTTTGAGTCATCATTTCACATGAATAAAGAGTCAGTTTCAAAATATTGTTTAATTAAAGCTCTATCAGCATTATTTTCATAAAAGTTTATTCAATTATCATAGCTTGTGACGAAGTCACGTAAAACACTCAAAAAGTTCTCATTTTCAATATTTTTCGAGTAATTATTACTATTATAAATTTGAGGAACATTTAGGTCGTATGCAAAAACTGAGCGGTCGTCAATTTTTTGATCACGATCATAGTAGAACAGTTTATCATTAATTTCATACTTATTGCCGCCGCTATTGAAAAACTCATCAACTGTTTTTTTTCATTCAGAGTCATTAACATTATCGAATTTAAATTCGACTTTTTTAGACTCATATTTTTCTTTAAGTTCTTTTTCATTTAGCAGTAGATTTTTCCAAATGTCATAACTCTGCATGAAGTCTTTAACAAGTTTTTCATTTGAAAGATATCTTTCATAAGTTCACTTACGATCGTTCATTCACTCATTCAAATCAATATCAAAACGTGAAGATGCGCCTTCAATATATTCTTTTAAAGATTTTAAAATCGTGTCCGAATTTTTTCGGAAGTTATCGCTATTATAAATTTCAGCTTTGTAGTCATTTCAATCCTTTGCGACCTTTGCTTTTGTTGCAACTCATTGGCTTTTAATGATTGGTAATGATTGATCTATTCATGACTTCTTGTAATAATTATTACCATTAATTTTAAAAGTGTCCTCACTAATGTTTAATGAATCATAGTATTGTTTAAAGTTGGCCTTAAAATTATTTAAATCGCTTTCTTGTTCAGATGTAACATCATAATTTAGTATATATACTTTATCCGTAGTATCTTTTTCTACGCCATAATCTGGAAAGATAATTTGATAATTAAGTCTTAATCAGAATCTATTATCTTTTTTAGAATTTAAATTATCATGCTTTTCAATAAATTTAACATCTTCTGCATTAAGTTGAGTTTTATCAATAGCTTCAATTTGTAACCTTTTAAAGTTATTAGTATTTAAATCATTTTTTATTAAATAAGAGTATTGAGTTTCGGCGCTTTGTGAGTTTTTTAATTTCTCCGCTCATCTTTCGACATTTGCGTCTTGAAGATCAACGTCCAAGTCATAATTATTATTTAAAATGCCTAAATAAGTGTCACGATGTTTTTCTGAGTCAGCTAAAAGTTCTTTCAGTTTGTTGATATTATTAGTATTTAAACGGTCTTGTAAGCCACTTTTAACTTTAGAATTATCTTTTAAAGGTTCAATTGTTTCTTCTATCTTAGATTTATAATTTTGAATTTTTGATTTTAGTTCTTTTAATGCACTTGAAAGATCCGAATCGTTTACTAATTCATTTTTGAATGCTTCTCTAGCGTCAACTTTGCTTTTTCCGCTAGCATTTTTTTCTTGTAAAATTAGTTCATTGATTCGTTTTTGATGTTTTTCTTCTAAACCCGCTCAGTATCCATTTTCGTTTTTCATAGATTCAACACCGCTAGCATATTCCTTATCTCAGTAGCCATCTAATTTGCCTATTTGAGTTTCATCTAAGGGCTTGCCATCTATTTCTGAATCTTTTTTTATTAATTCTGATATCTCTTCAAGGCTTGACAATTTAGCCATGATATCATTAAATAAATCTGTTTTATATTCTTCATTAAGTTTAGCAATAAGTTGATTTACTTCATTTAATCTATTTCTATAAAAATAATTAATGTTTTCATTACTGCTCAATTCATTAAAAATTCTATTTACTATTTTTTTGTTTTTTTTGTGTTTGTTATTAAGTAATAAAACAGCAGTTGTGGCTATTGATATTGCTCCAACTAATATTGCTCCTGATCACATTAATCTCTTAAATTTTGGTTTTGTCATTTATAACTCCTAATTTTTGAATTATATTTTTAACAATATTCTTTTTACGCAAGATAAAATATTTACAAATATTGTTTATTTTTTGATTGGGGATATTTAAAAAAATAAACACTAAGTAAACGTTAAAAGAAATAAACTAAAAACATAACCTATGTATTGACTCTAAATATTATTATTTATAAATAATAAATAAATAAATATTAAATTAGTAGTATATCACTAAAAAGAATTTTACTCTTAATTTTTAAGTAAAATTAACAATTTTGTTATAAAAGCATAGTAATTATAGTTATTATTTTATAATAATAAGAAATTCTTATAAAACGCCTAGATAATGATTGCAATAGATAGCTAATGAATAATCTTAAATATATCGAAAAAGTTAAAGCGTCTTTAGGAAAATAATGTTTATTTATTAATTCAGTTATTGTTTAATTTTTTTAACAATTAGTAAATATAAGAATAGTAGAAAAATTATCTAATAAGTAGTTATATCAATTTTTTTTAATATAAAATAATAGCACTTATAAAAGGAGGAGTATGTACAAAAATTTTAATGATGGAATGATTGAAATTATCACTGGTCCGATGTTTTCGGGAAAGAGTGAAGAATTACTTAAAAAAATACGAATCTTAGAATATGCCAAACTAAAACCACTTGTTATAAAACCTACTTTTGACAATAGATTCTCTGATGATAGTATTGTGAGTCGAGCAGGAACAAAGAACAAAACTTTCACAATCAAAGAACCAAAAGAAATCTACGAATTACTATTAAAAGACAAATATAAAGCGATCCTAATTGATGAAGCACACTTTTTTGATAAAAGTCTAGTAAATATTGCTGATGATCTAGCTAATAAAGGATATTTAATCATTATTGCTGGTTTGGACCAAAATTATCTTCGTGAACCTTTCGGACCAATGCCAGAATTAATGGCAATAGCCGAAAGAATTACTAAATTACAAGCAATATGCGTTAAATGCCAACACGCAGCATCAACAAGTTTTCGAATTGTAAAATCTGATAAAGAACATCTACTTGGTGATGTCTCTGAATATGAAGCCCGTTGCAGAAAATGTCACTACAGAAATATAAAATAAAAACACCGTTTAGTGTTTTTTTATTATCGTTAGTAGCCCATTGCTTCTTCATACTCTTCAAGATTACCATAAAATAAATAACTTGAATGTGGTTTTATTTCTAAAATAACTGATGCGCATTCTTTAATCATTGCACGGTTATAGGTTGTAAAAATACATGAACTTTTATATGACTTAATTGCTTCAATTAGGCTATCAATTGATTCGGAATCAAGGTGGTCAAGTGGCTGATCAAAAATTAAAAAATTACTTTCTTCTAACATTAATTTCGACATCATTAGTCGCACTTTTTCACCACCACTAGTTACAGCAACATTCTTGAAAACGCTATCATTTGAAAATAACATTCTTCCAAGAAATGCTCGCATTCTTGAATCACTATTATCTTTAGTTTCTTGAGTTGTATTATTTAGAGGCCATTTACTAATTCATTCAAGAATAGTTTCATCATTTTGGAAATATTCGCTATTATTGGTTGGGAAATAATTTGGTTTAATTGTAATTCCCCAGTTCACGGTTCCTCTAGTAGGTTGCCTTTTTCCTGCTAATATCTCTAAAAATCTAGTTTTAGCAATATCATCATTACCAATAATTACCATTTTATCATCAGCACGCAGGTTAAAAGAAACATCCTCGAATAAAACTTCGCCAGCATCATTAATATAAGTTAAATTTTCAACCGATAGTATTTGTTTTCCAGGTAAACGATTTAAATCAAATTTAATAAAAGGATATTTACGAGAAGATGGTTTAATTTCATCAATAACTAATTTATCAAGTAATTTTTTCCGACTTGTTGCTTGTTTAGATTTAGAGGCATTTGCCGAGAATCTCGCAATAAATTCTTTAAGCTTTTGGGCTTGTTCTTCTTTTCTTAAATTTTGTTTTTGTTGCATATCCAAAATTAATTGTGAAGAGGTTTTTCAAAAAGTATAATTACCTACAAATAATTTTGCCTCAGAGAAATCAATATCGACAATGTGAGTACAAATTTCATCTAAAAAATCACTGTCATGGCTAACAACAATAACAATATTATCGTAGTTAACTAAAAAGTTTTCAAGTCATTTAATTGTTTTTAAATCTAGTCTATTAGTTGGTTCATCCATAATAAGAATATCGGGGTTTCCGAATAGTGCTTTAGCTAATAGAACTTTAACTTTGTCATTTGCCTTTAAGTCAGACATTTTCATTTCCCATTTTTCAGGACCGATGCCTAAATTAGAGAGTAAAATTTGAGCATCATTTTCTGAGTTTCATCCACCCATTTCGCCATATTTTTGCTCAAGATGACTTGCCCTTTCAAAATCTTTATCAGTTGCATTTGGGTCAAGGTAGATATTATTTTTTTCAATGTTTAGATCGTATAATTCTTTATTACCCATAATTACAACTTCAGTGACAATAAAATCATCATATTCATTTTGATTTTGGCTTAGAACTGACATTCTGGCATTTTTTTCTTTGATGATTTGACCCCCCGAGGCTTCGATTTCACCGCTAATGATTTTTAAAAATGTTGATTTTCCAACACCATTTGCTCCAATGATTCCATAAACATTTCCTGGTAAAAATTTTAAATTCACATTGGTGAATAATTTTTTATCGGGAAAAATTTTACTTAAATTACTAATTTCCAACATACTTACTCTCCTTAATCTATTTTATTATTACTTGATTGAATTCGATTATCACAAGATAATATAAATATTATATTAATTTAGCAAAAAGTTCACAAACTTTAATAAAAAATGCTAGCACCAATTTCTAGCATTATTATTTTTTATTTTCAGTGAGTTTTTTCTTTAGATACAACTCTTCAATCAAACGATATTTAGTTTGATCTTCTTGGACAAAGGTTTCATTAATATTCAAGGGTTTATTGTCAATCTCATTAACAATCATTGACAAGGTATTATCTTTGAAATACACTACTCCTTTGTCAACATAATAAGTTTGTAAATGTGGAGATGATTTTGAATTTATGTAAATCATCGAAGGGATTAGTGAGGAGATAAATTGAGTGGCATTTGCCATCAATCCAACTTCACCTTCAGTTGTTCTAAAAGTGCAAATATCAGTATTAACATCAAGAAATACACCGTGTGGAGTGGTAATAATGACTCTAATCGTATTACTTGCCATTATCCTTTATAAACTACTCCAAGTTTTTTAGCTTTTTCAATGACATCATTGATGGTTCCGACATATAAAAAGGCTTCCTCAGGTAATTCATCATATTTACCACTAAGAATTTCCTTAAATGAATTAATAGTGTCTTCTAACTTGATATATTTGCCCTGAATTCCAGAGAATTTCTCAGCCACAAAAAATGGTTGAGATAAGAAATTTCTGATTCTTCTTGCTCGCGCAACAATTTTTTTGTCATCTTCACTTAATTCATGCATTCCAAGAATTGCGATAATATCTTGCAATTCCTTAAAGCGTTGTAAAATGTTCTGAACAGCTCTGGCAGTGTTATAGTGTTCTAGTCCAACAATATTTGGATCCATCATTCTTGAATTTGAACCTAATGGATCAATTGCAGGATAGATTCCTAAAGCAGCAATATCACGATCTAAAACTGTTTTGGCATCAAGGTGAGTAAAAGTTGTGGCTGGCGCTGGGTCAGTCAAGTCATCTGCTGGTACATAAACGGCTTGAACAGATGTAATGGCTCCCTTATTAGTTGATGTTATTCTTTCTTGAAGTTGACCCATTTCAACGGCTAAAGTCGGTTGATATCCAACAGCCGATGGCATACGTCCAAGTAAGGCAGAAACTTCAGATCCAGCTTGAGTAAATCTAAAAATATTATCAATAAATAGAAGAACGTCTTGCCCCATTGAGTCTCTAAAATATTCCGCCATTGTCAAAGCAGTATAAGGAGCTCTCATTCTTGCCCCTGGAGGTTCATTCATTTGTCCAAACACTAGGGCAGTCTTATCCAAAACTCCACTAGCCTTCATTTCGTGGTATAAGTCATTACCTTCACGGGTTCTTTCTCCAACCCCAGCAAAAACCGAAAGTCCACCATGCTGCTTGGCAATGTTATTAATTAGTTCTTGAATTAAAACAGTTTTGCCAACTCCCGCACCACCGAATAAACCAATTTTTCCACCTTTAATATAGGGAATTAATAGGTCAATAACCTTGATTCCGGTTTCAAAAATTTCAAGAGTAGATTTTTGTTCTTCATAGCTGGGTGCAGTGCGGTGAATTGGTAGCTTGGTAGTAAAACTTCCGCCAAGTAAATCAATTGGTTCACCAAGCACGTTAAACATTCTTGATAAAACATTTTTACCCACTGGTGCCATAATAGGTGAATTAAGATCAAGAACTTTCATTCCCCTTCTTAATCCGATTGTTAAATTCATAGCAATAGTTCGAACTGTATCATTTCCAATGTGCTGAGCTACCTCTAGAATTTGGTCACCTTGAAATTTTTCTTTTACTTCATTATCAACAATTTTTAATGCACTTAAGATTTTGGGGCTTTTACCCTCTTCGAATCTGACGTCAATAACAGAACCCAAAATTTGGGTGATAACCCCATAATTTGGTTTATTGCTCTTGCTAGAAACTATCGCTTCAGATTCGACACTATTAGTTTTTTTCCTTGGCATAATTAACCTTTCCTTTTCTAACTTGCTCCATTAACAATTTCTGTCAATTCTTGCGTAATTTTGGCTTGTCTTGAACTATTATATTCAACTTTAAGATTATCAATTAAATCTTCGGCATTGTCACTTGCTTGTTCCATTGCTGTTCTTCTTTGGCTCATTTCTGATAATTTAGAGCTTGTTAAAGCATGATACATTGACGCTTCAAAAAATAATGAGAAAGAATTTTTTAAAATTTCTTCAGGTTTTGTTTCAAAGCTCTCAGGATCAATTTTTTCAACCACATGGGATGAATTTAGCTTTAAAATTGTATCTTTTGAAATGGGGAAAATCTCTTGAACTATTGGATCTGATTTTATGGGATTTATATAATTTGTATATATTAATTTAACTGATTTAAGTAGTGAAATTTCTAATACATCATAGACTTTTTTTGATATTAGTTTAGCAATATCATATCCAGGATCATCGCCAACTTGAGTAATGGCTTGAATTATTCGAAAAGATTTATCTCTACCAATAGTACTTAGTAGTTTGCTTCCAATGACAATTACAATATCTTCTGGGTGAACTTCTCTTTTAATGGTTTTAAACATTTCCGAGTTAAATGCGCCACAAAGACCAAGATCACTACCGAAAACAATGTACAAATCACGTTTGTGGTGAAAATCTCAGGCTTTTTTATTCAGAAGTTTATCAATATCTTGCTCCGAATTTTGGATAAGATTGATAAATAATCTTTGAACATTTTGATAGTAGATATCAACATTTTCCGATTTATTTTTAATTTTTGAGAATTTTGCTGTGGCAACAAGTTGCATAGCTTTTGTTATCTTTTTAGTAGAATTAATTGAATTAATCCGATGCTTTATTTTTTGTAAGCTTTCCATGGCAATTCTGGCACTTCTGAGTAAAGATCTTTATTATAGAGTGGGATGTTTTTTACAAAATCATTATTGAACTCAATAATTTTGTTATATAGTTTTTCAATTAATTCATTATTTCAATCTTTAGCACCTTCAACGTCTCTGGCAATATTAATTGCATCAGCGTTGTTTTTGAAATAATTAATAATACTTGATACATATTTGTTTAAATGATTTTTAGGAATCACATTAATTAATCTGTATTTAGTACAGAATAGAATAAGAATTTGTTCAAATGATGAGTAAGGTGAGTATTGTGGTTGTTTTAGTAGCTCAAAAACTTTAGCACCATGATCCAGCACAATTCTTGTTGCTTGATCAAGATCGCTTCCAAACTGAGCGAAAGATAGCATTTCGTTGTATTGAGCTAGCTCTAATTTCAAACTAGAAACAATTTTTTTCATCATTTTTGTTTGCGCAGCCGATCCTACCCGGCTAACTGAATATCCAATGTCAATTGCTGGTCTTTGTCCAGAGTTAAATAGTGATTCTTTGGTAAATATTTGTCCATCAGTAATTGAAATAACATTAGTAGGAATATATGCCGCAATGTCTTCAGCTTGAGTTTCGATAATTGGTAAGGCAGTAATTGACCCGCCACCATTACTTGCATTTAAACGGGCAGCTCTTTCTAGCAGCTGTGAATGTAGATAGAAAACGTCACCTGGGTATGCTTCACGTCCTGGTGGTCTTCTTAGTAGAAGTGATAGTGTCCGATAAGCAACAGCATGTTTTGAAAGGTCATCATAGACAATTAGAACATCTCGACCCTTAGACATTCATTCCTCAGCAATGGTAACTCCAGTATATGGAGCAACATATTGAAGCGGAGCACTTTCAGCTGCAGAAGCAGCAATAATTGTTGTATACTTAAGTGCTTCATGCTTATCAAGCTGGTCAACTATTTGAGTGATTGTCGAATTCTTTTGTCCAATAGCGACATAAATACAGTAAACATTTTTATCTTTTTGGTTAAGAATTGTATCAATTGCAATCGCAGTTTTTCCAGTTTGACGGTCACCGATAATTAGCTCTCTTTGCCCTTTTCCAATTGGAATCATCGCGTCAATTGCTAAAATTCCGGTTTGAAGTGATTCAGTTACTTCTTGACGTGTCATAACACCAGGCGCAATTTTGAATATTGGGCGTCTTATTTCATATGCTATTTCTCCTTTTCCATCAATAGGTTCTGCTAAAGCATTTACCACTCTTCCTAAAAGTTTATCGCCAACAGGAGAAGAAATAACTTCTTTAGTTCTAGTAACTAAGCTATTTTCAACAATGTTTCGGTCATCTCCCATAACAACAATTCCAACTAAATCTTCTTCGAGATTTAAGGCCATACCAAATATTCCACATTCGAACTTAACAAGTTCACCATGTTCTACATTAGTCAATCCACTAACTAAAGCAATTCCATCTCCAACAGTAATGACCTTACCAATCTGTTCATATGAAATATCTTGGCTAAAATTTTTAATCTGAGATTTGATAATAGCTGATAAATCAGTTGGTTTTAATGGCATATTTTCTCCTTTCGTTTAATTAATTTGTTTTTTAATTTTATTTAATTGACCAAAGACAGAGTTATCAATTAAGAAGTCGTCAACTTTGATCTTAATTCCACCAATAATTTCTGGTGTTACTTCATTTATAAGATGAACATTTGAGTTTAATTTTTTTGAAATTTTACTTTCAAATTTTTTGATTTCAGCAGCAGTTAGTGCTTTAACGGTAAAAATCGTCCCGTATTTAATATTTAATTTTTCATTTGCTAGCTCAACAAATTTATTAAAAATTTCAATTAAGTATTTTATTGTATGTTGCTTTGATGCTAGTTTAATGGTATTAATTAAATATTCATGATAGTTACCAAATGCCTTATCAATCATTTTAAATTTTTCAATATCATTAATATCATATGAATTTAAAAATGACAAATATGCTTTATTTTTTTTAACAATTTTAACAATTTCGGCAGCTTGATTAGCTATCTCTGGTAAATTATTGCTGTTTCTTGCCAGATCAAATAGCGCAAATGATCAATTGTAAATTAGTTCATTTAAATTAGTCATAATCTACTTTTCATCTAAGACATCTTTAATCATTTTGAGGTTGTCTTTATTTTTAATCTCTCTACCTAAAATTTTTTCTGATAGTGCTACAGCACTTTCGATAATTAGCTTCTTTTGATTTTTTTCAAATTCGGATTGTTTTTTATTGATCAAAATGTCAGCTTGCGAAATAATTATTTCTGCTTTTCGTTTGGCTTGCATCGTACTATTATCAATAATTTTTTCACCCTCAATCTTAGCAAGTGAAATGATGTTATTAGCTTGTAAGTCAGCATCAATAATTTTTTTATCGTTTTCTTCACGAATTTTTAAAGCATCTTCTTTTGCCTTGATTGAGTCATCGATGTTATTTTGAATAAATTTTTGACGCTTTTGAACCATCTTTTTAAGTGGTTTATAAACTAAAAAAGTAATTATTAAAACAATAATGCATAATGTAATTAATGAAAATACAAAATATGGTCAATTAAAACTCAAGCCAGAAAATGCTTTGTTTAATTCCTCACTTACATCAGCTTCTCTAATTTTGGAATAGTTAAATAATAATTTTTCCATGTTATACGAAAATTAGTAATAAAGCAATAATTAAACAATAGATTGAAGCAGTTTCAACAATTGCCAGTCCCAAAATTAAAACACCACGTACTTTAGAAGCTGATTCTGGGTTTTTTCCTATCGCTTCACAGGCTTTAGCAACAGCCATACCTTGTCCAATTGAAACAAGACCAGCTCCAGCAATGGCAAGACCAGCTCCTAGCATTGTTAGTCCATAGGCAAATGGATAATTAAGGCCACTACCAGCATTTGCTTTATCTTGATCAAAAGCGTTGATTAATAGGTTAAGTTTTTCATTCATGTTTTTCTTCTCCTTTAAGTTGTTATATTTATTTTATTATCAATGTCAAGTTGATTTCCCTGATCATTATTTTCTACAATTAATTCTTTTAGCTCTTTAATTTTTTTCTTATGTTTTTCTTTTACTTCAACTTCGGAAGCCTCTTGTCAGTATGATATTGTTAGTATCATAAATACACCAGCTTGAATTAAGTCATCAAATAAATCAAAATATAAATTAAATGATGGCAGTATTAGTACTCCAAATGGATTAATTTGAGCGGCAGCTGAATCTGAAGGTACTCCTAAAATTTTTGATCAGATATTATTTAGGAAAAGACTTGATAGTGTTATCAGTACAAGACCACCTAAAATGTTCCCGAACATACGGAAAGTTAAACTAATAACTGGTGATATTGTTGAAACTATTTCTAATGGGTTTAGCAATTTTAGCAAGTGTTTAAACTTGTTATAGATGAAACCAACCATCAATGTCCCAACCCATGTAACTGCTGTAGCTGCTAAAACCGCAGAGATACTTGAACCAATAGGGGCAAAGCCAAATAATGAAACAATATTTCCAAAAAAGAAAAAGATAAATAATGAAATCAAATAAGGATTTGCGCGATCAAATTTTCTTTCATGGGTTTCACTAATGAAATTGTCACTCGAAATAATTAGTGTCTCAACTAACATAAGTGGAGCATTTGGAGCTTTAATCGTTTTTTGACGACGAACAGCAATATAAATTAATACTGATAGCACTAATGTAATAAAAATTAAAACAATCATACTAAATATTAAATTATCATTAGCATAAGCTTTGCCTTTTTCGGGAGCTCCTCATCAATTAAGTTTGAGTATTTTGTCCATATCCCCCCTTTCCAAGAATTTGTTTATTTTTAAAATATTCAATTAACACAGTAGTGATAGATTGAATCATAAAAATTAAATATGGGGTAACAATCGTAAAGATATTAAAAGGTTGCTGTCCAACACTTATTCACCCATACTTTACTTTGAATAGATAGTTAAAGATTGCAAATAAGATAATTACTAAAAAATTACAAAACTCTATAATTAAAAAAAGCACGACGCCTAATGTCCTAATTTTTCTAATTCGCTTTTGTGGTTTTTTTGTCGATATTACTTTAATGGGTACATAAATCGAAACCAAGAACAAACAAAAACTAATTATCCCAACAATATGGCCTAATGCTAAATCATATCTTATAAATGAAAATGCCAAATACATCATCATCATTGCGGCATTAAGTGTGATATTGATTATTCAAAATCTTCTATTCAATATTTCTTTCATTTTACTTAAATCGGTTAATCAAATAACCATAATTATTATATGCCTTTTTTGGATAATGGTAAATAATTATAATTTTTTACAAATTCAAAATTTGGTAGCTAATTTTTGTATGTTAATTTCTTTAATTTAAGTTAAAAAAGCTATGGCATTTTCAAAAATTATTATTAATTTATCACTTGAATAGTTAGAGTGCTAAAAAAGTGCTATAATGTTTTTAGAAAATGATTTAAGGAGGAAGCATGCAAGCATCATTTACACCAAATGAACAAAATAAAAACCCACTAAAAGCCTATGGAAGGGATCTAACTGAGCTAGCACAACAAAACAAACTAGAACCAGTTATTAATCGCGACGAAGAAATTCGCTCACTCGTTAGAATCTTAAGTCGCAAGACAAAAAATAACCCTGTCCTAGTGGGTGAACCAGGAACCGGAAAAACCGCAATTGTTGAAGGATTAGCACGTAAAATTGTTGAAAATCAAGTACCAGAAAACCTAAAAAATAAACAAGTAGTTGAAATTGATTTGGCCTCTTTAGTTGCAGGAACACAATATCGTGGTCAATTTGAAGAGAGATTAAAGTCATTAGTTAAAGAAGTTGAAAAATCTAATGGGGAAATAATTTTATTCATTGATGAAATTCATACCATTGTCGGTGCTGGTGCTACTGGTGAGGGAAGTATGGATGCAGCCAATATTCTAAAACCAATGATGGCAAGAGGACAACTTCACCTAATTGGGGCAACAACATTAGA
It encodes:
- the atpD gene encoding F0F1 ATP synthase subunit beta, which codes for MPRKKTNSVESEAIVSSKSNKPNYGVITQILGSVIDVRFEEGKSPKILSALKIVDNEVKEKFQGDQILEVAQHIGNDTVRTIAMNLTIGLRRGMKVLDLNSPIMAPVGKNVLSRMFNVLGEPIDLLGGSFTTKLPIHRTAPSYEEQKSTLEIFETGIKVIDLLIPYIKGGKIGLFGGAGVGKTVLIQELINNIAKQHGGLSVFAGVGERTREGNDLYHEMKASGVLDKTALVFGQMNEPPGARMRAPYTALTMAEYFRDSMGQDVLLFIDNIFRFTQAGSEVSALLGRMPSAVGYQPTLAVEMGQLQERITSTNKGAITSVQAVYVPADDLTDPAPATTFTHLDAKTVLDRDIAALGIYPAIDPLGSNSRMMDPNIVGLEHYNTARAVQNILQRFKELQDIIAILGMHELSEDDKKIVARARRIRNFLSQPFFVAEKFSGIQGKYIKLEDTINSFKEILSGKYDELPEEAFLYVGTINDVIEKAKKLGVVYKG
- a CDS encoding ABC-F family ATP-binding cassette domain-containing protein, which translates into the protein MLEISNLSKIFPDKKLFTNVNLKFLPGNVYGIIGANGVGKSTFLKIISGEIEASGGQIIKEKNARMSVLSQNQNEYDDFIVTEVVIMGNKELYDLNIEKNNIYLDPNATDKDFERASHLEQKYGEMGGWNSENDAQILLSNLGIGPEKWEMKMSDLKANDKVKVLLAKALFGNPDILIMDEPTNRLDLKTIKWLENFLVNYDNIVIVVSHDSDFLDEICTHIVDIDFSEAKLFVGNYTFWKTSSQLILDMQQKQNLRKEEQAQKLKEFIARFSANASKSKQATSRKKLLDKLVIDEIKPSSRKYPFIKFDLNRLPGKQILSVENLTYINDAGEVLFEDVSFNLRADDKMVIIGNDDIAKTRFLEILAGKRQPTRGTVNWGITIKPNYFPTNNSEYFQNDETILEWISKWPLNNTTQETKDNSDSRMRAFLGRMLFSNDSVFKNVAVTSGGEKVRLMMSKLMLEESNFLIFDQPLDHLDSESIDSLIEAIKSYKSSCIFTTYNRAMIKECASVILEIKPHSSYLFYGNLEEYEEAMGY
- the atpA gene encoding F0F1 ATP synthase subunit alpha, yielding MPLKPTDLSAIIKSQIKNFSQDISYEQIGKVITVGDGIALVSGLTNVEHGELVKFECGIFGMALNLEEDLVGIVVMGDDRNIVENSLVTRTKEVISSPVGDKLLGRVVNALAEPIDGKGEIAYEIRRPIFKIAPGVMTRQEVTESLQTGILAIDAMIPIGKGQRELIIGDRQTGKTAIAIDTILNQKDKNVYCIYVAIGQKNSTITQIVDQLDKHEALKYTTIIAASAAESAPLQYVAPYTGVTIAEEWMSKGRDVLIVYDDLSKHAVAYRTLSLLLRRPPGREAYPGDVFYLHSQLLERAARLNASNGGGSITALPIIETQAEDIAAYIPTNVISITDGQIFTKESLFNSGQRPAIDIGYSVSRVGSAAQTKMMKKIVSSLKLELAQYNEMLSFAQFGSDLDQATRIVLDHGAKVFELLKQPQYSPYSSFEQILILFCTKYRLINVIPKNHLNKYVSSIINYFKNNADAINIARDVEGAKDWNNELIEKLYNKIIEFNNDFVKNIPLYNKDLYSEVPELPWKAYKK
- a CDS encoding F0F1 ATP synthase subunit delta, yielding MTNLNELIYNWSFALFDLARNSNNLPEIANQAAEIVKIVKKNKAYLSFLNSYDINDIEKFKMIDKAFGNYHEYLINTIKLASKQHTIKYLIEIFNKFVELANEKLNIKYGTIFTVKALTAAEIKKFESKISKKLNSNVHLINEVTPEIIGGIKIKVDDFLIDNSVFGQLNKIKKQIN
- a CDS encoding F0F1 ATP synthase subunit epsilon, translating into MASNTIRVIITTPHGVFLDVNTDICTFRTTEGEVGLMANATQFISSLIPSMIYINSKSSPHLQTYYVDKGVVYFKDNTLSMIVNEIDNKPLNINETFVQEDQTKYRLIEELYLKKKLTENKK
- the atpG gene encoding ATP synthase F1 subunit gamma — its product is MESLQKIKHRINSINSTKKITKAMQLVATAKFSKIKNKSENVDIYYQNVQRLFINLIQNSEQDIDKLLNKKAWDFHHKRDLYIVFGSDLGLCGAFNSEMFKTIKREVHPEDIVIVIGSKLLSTIGRDKSFRIIQAITQVGDDPGYDIAKLISKKVYDVLEISLLKSVKLIYTNYINPIKSDPIVQEIFPISKDTILKLNSSHVVEKIDPESFETKPEEILKNSFSLFFEASMYHALTSSKLSEMSQRRTAMEQASDNAEDLIDNLKVEYNSSRQAKITQELTEIVNGAS
- a CDS encoding thymidine kinase, with translation MYKNFNDGMIEIITGPMFSGKSEELLKKIRILEYAKLKPLVIKPTFDNRFSDDSIVSRAGTKNKTFTIKEPKEIYELLLKDKYKAILIDEAHFFDKSLVNIADDLANKGYLIIIAGLDQNYLREPFGPMPELMAIAERITKLQAICVKCQHAASTSFRIVKSDKEHLLGDVSEYEARCRKCHYRNIK